The sequence below is a genomic window from Nakaseomyces glabratus chromosome F, complete sequence.
TAAACATCGATGCCAGCGGATCAAAAACCGTCCAGCCTGTTAACTTAATCAATATTGTAGAAACTATAACACCTGCGGAACCCAACGTATCTGCTAATATGTGAAGGAAAATACCTTTCATGTTCTCCTCATGTCCCGCACCTTCTGCATGGCCATGGCCTGCATGGTCAAAGGCAAACAACCCAACTAGATTTACTAACAAACCTAAAATTGCAACAACAAGAAGCTCACTGGTACCATGTAAATGTACAGGATTGAAAAATCTCCCCAATGCCTCAATGAAGATACCACATACGATTCCGAGTAATAGTATACCGTTGGTAAAACCAGCTAAGGTGCCCAATGATTTTAAAGCAAAAGGAAACTTGTCACTTGGTGGATTTTTAGATAGCGCACCTGCAATCAAACCCAACAACAATGATGTACAATCCAAGGCCATATGGAGAGAATCTGACAATAAACCAAGAGACTTGGATCTAAAGGAGTATAGCAATTGAACAAACATAAATGTTGTATTCAATAGTAGGAAGGAGAAAATGGACCTCGTGTCCTCATTTAAAGCAATTTGTTTCAAAAGACTCACATTTGACTTTTCACTAACTGTTACTCTACTGTGACTATGGTTATGTACAAtctcttgttctttctcCGACAATAAACTGTTACAACATTCAGCTGCCAAGACAAATACCAATGTGAAAATGTCACCTCttatatttgaaacaattttattaaaGGAAAGATACTGCAATAAAATTGCCATGAACCCACACGCGGAAAGTGTGTATTCTAAGGATATGTTAGCTAAATAAAAATCGGATGGACAATTTGATTCACCATTAGTTCCTAGTTCAGTTGTTTTAATATCAGCCACGgtcaaaaagaaaattgatAGACACCCAACATAGACTAGCAACATGAGTAACTGTACTTGATACATCCCATAAATATGAGATGACATTAAGAGGGCACCTAAACTTAACAACggcaaaaaaaacaactgATATTTGTAATCTGTTGTTAATTTTAGTTCCTGAgacttttctttatttataGCTGTGCTCTTGGTATAAGGTACAAGCACcaaaacaatgaaaacCACTATGCTATAAGATAGTAAGTTGGAGAATAAGTAGTAGTAACTTTCTGGGTCATAGGCAATAATTAgactaataaaaaatagagGTATAAATATCTTGACAGATCCTATCGCACAGGAGAAatttagttttttattagatATATTCATTTTACCATATTCTCGGATGACCAATAATGATAGAATTGTAGATTGGATGGAACCCTGTATAAAATTTAGTTGGGATAACATAAATAATATGAGAAATATGGGCCCATATGATTTTATAATATCGGTCCATTTTAGTGAGTGATTAGGATTCAACCTTCCTAAGGGACTTTCAATAACGTGAAACAATGATCCAAGGCATATAAAGGTCGATGCTGTAAATATTGGCAGCAAAACCAACCTAATAAAATGGTCTGTATTGAAAAATGTATGCTCATAGTCGACAATACCCACGGATCCCCGTTGCAAAACTTCGCGATGTGATGGTATTATAAGATTGCTTGAAAGAATTATTGTAGGGTAAGATATGAGAAGTGGTATGCGATCAAGTAAGCCTTGTACACTCATTATTTGcataaaacaaaacaaaatttgtATTATATGGCTCCTATTCTTCACCAAATCAAGCACTTTCTTTATGCTGTTACCTTTGCCAATCAGTGATGCCCACTTGTTTAAAATATCGTAGTTAGATTCTTTATTGAAGCAAAACCAGGATTTCAAAATGCAGTTAATTTTAAATGTATGACAGTAGTCCTCTGATACTTTAGAATTGATGGAGATACTGCAGATAAAATACAGAATGACTAGATCTTTTGAATCATAACTTATCAAATTGTATACTGTAGAGTTTATGGGTTTATAAATTTGTATACAGAATGATGACCGTGTGTTGGTACGTAGCAAAGTATCATTCATAATACAAGTTTCAATTGGGCACATCCTGAACTGTTAGAGCAATATATAATGAGTATGTTAGCATGAGCTGTATTTACATCAATCTAACTCCATAATAGATAATATTTATCATAGGTCTATATTTTAATTCCCAGATTTTATGCGGGGAGGCCAATTGTAATCGACTATCAGTACGTTCATTAGaaacaaaggaaaagatcaaatagAATATGTCATAAACATCTTTAAGCATAGGCTATAGCAGTATCTCTagtttttttgatatttctcATTGAGACGCTTTATCATTGCTTTACGCTTAGCTCTCATAGCTCTTAGATCAGGTGGCATCTTGATACCAAGTTCTTGTCTCAATTCTTCCACATCCTTTTCAAGAAGCTCTTCCCAATAGACATTAATAAGTGGCTTGCAAGTCAAACCTGTTTTGATCGCCCAAGGTAAATAAGTTCCATATAATCTGTCTCTTTGTGCTTTTTTCAATCTTAGTGGAGCCAACATCCAACCTAAAGTAGCCATTGGGATACCCATGTTTGCAGATTCTAATGCCTTTACAATAATTTCCCCCTCAATGATAATTGGCAAATCATTCAAGGCATGGTAAAAATCGTGACATTGCCTATATCTCTTGAACACAAAAGCATGGATTGGGTCGTCAATATATGTGACTGGTGCTCTAGTATCAGGCGAGACCTTTTCCTTCTCTAGCCATTTATAAAAAGTGTAACCAAAAGTGTTCTTTGGTAACTTTGATAGCTTATCCATATCTAAAATATCAGTTCGGACGTTTGGCTGATCCCTAAGGATGCGCCTTCCAGTTTCATCGGCAAGCATCGTTTGCTTTAGATTTTCCAAGAATATTGGGAATGCAGTTGCCTCACCTAACTGGACAATGTTAATACCGTTCTCTGGGTGGAAAAAGGCCCTAATACCAGAAATAGCAAAAAGTAGCATCTTTTCATGAAGGTACAGAGGCACATGCCCTTCATATCGTGGCTCCATAGGTCTGTTGTTGCTCAAGGCCTTAATACGTTGCTCAGTACGCTCTGCCCTTAATTTCGCATAATCTTCGTTCTTGTTATGCAACTCACCACGATCCATAGCATCAGCTAGCTTAGCATCTCTTCCAAAGATGTATGTGCTACCCAGAGCTACAGCAGCACCACTTAATAAAAATCCACGTCTTTGCTCCACTCTTAACACATTTGTCAGCACCGACTTCGTAACCTTAGTTGATTGTAACATCGAGAGTCAGGCAGATAGTATTTCCAATTGACCACTGATATGGGTTTATTTAGTACCAGTAAGGAATATTTATACATATAGTTACTCTTCATAATTGTATGCGTCTCATTAACTTGTTCCTTGTTCGAACCAGTCAGCTCCTGACTAAAAACGAATTTTTGGATTAcaatgcgatgagctcgTAAAAATGAGGGATTGATAGATAATGCTGCAAAAAAAGCATGCCTGTAGTAATATGCTAAAATTCGATTGTGGGAATGGTTATGTTAGTGGGGTCATAAACTTCTCAAATACATTAGATTAACTCGGTATCAGCTCATCAAGTATGACCACTGAGGTATATGCATATGACTACTTTGGAAATAAGGAGCAATGTGGGGCGGAAAATGACTGGGAAGTTGAAGTTGAGTGGTTAATCAAAGAGATAATCAAACCAGATCTTCcaaatataattgataaCTTCAGTATGTGTCTGGAGATGCTCCAAAGCGAGCAGGAATTTGTGATGCCGTTGAGTAATGGTAAAGAAGAGAGCAAGAATAGTGGATCTCCCATTGTAAAAGGTATAATGGTTAGGCAAGGTGAATTTATAATAGACTTTCAAGTAATGATGTCTTTTGGACAGTTTAAAAAAGGGAAACAGATAGTTGCTAAGATGAAACCGTCTCAGAAATACTTACTTGTTCAATTTAGCACCACAATcatgaaattgaaggatatattaataaaattacaaaatctACAAATGATTGAAGATATAGAGGAGTTTTACAATGTTCTAGAGAGCGCTTTAGAAGAATTGAATGATTGCATTGATACATTACAAAATCCACCTCATGGGCTTACATTCCCTGGAAATAATAATGGCCCAATCAAACAAATGTTTGATGACTATGACAATTTATTTGAGTCAACACATCATCAAATCGCACTCGACATAACGATATTCAGGAATGAATTGTGCGTAGAATTCAAAAACCTCACGAAAGTGACTAGACCACCTTGGGATCAAGTCGATTTGCGAACTGGAAAGTGTTTTGCagagaaaataaaagaggaactcaaagagaaaaggaATATGAATTTGGaacaagttcttcaaagcCACGGTTTACAAATTAACCAGCCCTCTTTATTAGGCAATATAGTTTCTCGTTTGAGTTCGGAAAGCGTTACATTACCAGAGGCTCAAGATTATCTGCGAAGGAGCGTTAGCTTTGATAAACGTGTTGTTATGGAGATAGAGAAAGCAAGCCTTACAACAAGTGATCCATCCCTAATAAGCATCAGCTCGAAATTACAAGGATTGAAAACCTGCATAAATAATCATCTTTCAAACCTTTCAGCACATAAATAAACAGCTTTTATAGTCTCTACTCATGTACTAACAACATACCCAATAAGGTAAACATCTTTAGAGAATTAAAATTCACCTACCGTCCAATAATTCTTGCAACTCTGCTCTTCGCGCCTTTAATGCTCGTAGCTCGTCTAGTTCTGCATCTGTGGCGGATGCAATTGCAATCGCATCCGTACTTACATCCATATCCTGATTATCAATACCAGTTTCGCTGAAATACAGATCACCACTCAATCTCAATGAATTCAGCTCAGAGGTTTGTCTCAAATTCTCTAGTTCCCTACGCTTCCGTATCAATGCCTTTTCTATTTTGTCTCCGAGCGTTTTCACCATTGGGTCCACCTCTTCAAAGAGCGCTAACCGCGCACTCTCTACATCATACTCAGGTACCAGCTCAAACActcttttgattttaagTATCCCTTCACACAACTCATTGCTCGCCTCTCCATTTCTAGCCAACCGACTTACGCTGCCATCTAATTGATGCACAATCGCTTCTAGGGAATTTACACATTGCTCTAAACTTTGCATATTTCAACTAGCTACTGAGTCTCAGATTTGAAATGTCCTGTAATAGTATATACATTTACATTACACATACATTCCTCCCTCACAAGTTATTGCAAAGCtattattctttcaattgttttctatttgtttttgtttcgGCGAGATCatcttttaaaaaataactgTTTATCTGAGTAGCAGACACATTCCAGTAACAAAAGctaaatattaaacaaTTTTGTCCCCATTAAAACCATACAATCGAGCAGAAGTAATAATAACTCGGACGTTCAATACAGTTGCGAATTAGGAACAACCGCTATTGGAGTACTTGGATTGGTTCAAGAAGACTAAGGGGGGTTATAGTAGCGACAGAAGGAATGACAACCGATGCACGCAATGGAGGTAAAAGACCAATGGGTAGGAACAGATCTAACTCGCGAAGCAGTGGATCTCGATCTGTAATGGATATTGATGAACTGTCAGTACCGACCTTCATTCCAAGTGGGAACCGTAAGGCACAAACAGCAATCAATCACCATGAGCTACATGAAACAGTAACACCTGAGACTTTGGTTAAATCTCCGGGCAAGACTCACATTCTAGTACTAAAGTCTCTAAATGAAACTTTTGAGACCAAATTCCTGGTTATTCCTTATCAACCAGATGGTTTAAAACTGGGCAGACCTGTGGCATCGGGCGGTGGGAAACTAAGTAGCGCTGTAACACAGATTCGTTCTGACAACGGTAATTTCGATTCGAGGgttctttcaagaaatcaCGCTTTATTGAGTTGTGATGCAGAGACTGGCAAGATATATATACGTGACCTAAAGTCAAGCAACGGCACTTTTGTTAATGGGAATAGAATTGATCAAACGAATGTGGAACTACATGTTGGAGATACAATCGATTTAGGTACAGATATCGATACCAAGATGGAACATAGGAAAATAAGTGCAATTGTTGAGgatatttcaataatacCTTTAGTAAATGGCTATAAGGATACCAATACTACCAACGTAGAGACCAAAACCGTCGCAACAAACCTACCTAAAACTATAGATCACACAATCCATAATCAACAACAGCCAACATTATCAAACAAAAGTATCGGtgataataattttaaCTTACCACCCGAGTCGGCTGTTTCTACTGTCACAGCCCAAAGAGCTGCTTTCGAAGCAGCTATGTTCGGTAATGTTCTTCATAGTGACTTAGATGATAACATTCTTGGTGTTCAAACTGAAATTTTGAGTGGaatttttgtaaataaCTCTGCCGGTACAAGCCCCAACCTATTAAATACTATAAAAACGCTTTCAACTGAGCTAGCGTTGgagaaacaagaaacaCAAAAGCTAACTGCTATGCAGAACTTCCTAGTGAACTACACTTCCAAATTAGatgaaataaagaaagtaaTGGACCAGAATAATGTGAAATATTTGGCAAAACTTCAAGAATCCCTAAGACAAAGTTTGTCTGAAACGCACAATAGAGTTATAAATGAACGTTTAGATCGCAGGAAAAAATTGGAGGAAGGAAATGAATCGTTTAAGCAAGAAAGGGATAAAGAGATTAAAGAGAAGCAGGAATTATTGAATAAGTTGAAGGATGAATTAAGTGCTGCTCAATTAAATTtagaacaagaaaaaaaacgAACCAAGGTACTCATGGAGAAGAAATCTGCTTTAACATCTAAAAAGGATTTGCTAAACGGTAAAACGAGATCTCCAAGCTCAATCAAGAGCAACGATCTATCATCAAATAAAGTCTTGATTACTGCTGCAATTACAG
It includes:
- the COQ4 gene encoding ubiquinone biosynthesis protein COQ4 (CAGL0F05423g~Ortholog(s) have role in ubiquinone biosynthetic process and mitochondrial inner membrane localization); this encodes MLQSTKVTKSVLTNVLRVEQRRGFLLSGAAVALGSTYIFGRDAKLADAMDRGELHNKNEDYAKLRAERTEQRIKALSNNRPMEPRYEGHVPLYLHEKMLLFAISGIRAFFHPENGINIVQLGEATAFPIFLENLKQTMLADETGRRILRDQPNVRTDILDMDKLSKLPKNTFGYTFYKWLEKEKVSPDTRAPVTYIDDPIHAFVFKRYRQCHDFYHALNDLPIIIEGEIIVKALESANMGIPMATLGWMLAPLRLKKAQRDRLYGTYLPWAIKTGLTCKPLINVYWEELLEKDVEELRQELGIKMPPDLRAMRAKRKAMIKRLNEKYQKN
- the MSC2 gene encoding metal cation transporter MSC2 (CAGL0F05401g~Ortholog(s) have zinc ion transmembrane transporter activity, role in cellular zinc ion homeostasis, transmembrane transport, zinc II ion transport and endoplasmic reticulum localization) — protein: MCPIETCIMNDTLLRTNTRSSFCIQIYKPINSTVYNLISYDSKDLVILYFICSISINSKVSEDYCHTFKINCILKSWFCFNKESNYDILNKWASLIGKGNSIKKVLDLVKNRSHIIQILFCFMQIMSVQGLLDRIPLLISYPTIILSSNLIIPSHREVLQRGSVGIVDYEHTFFNTDHFIRLVLLPIFTASTFICLGSLFHVIESPLGRLNPNHSLKWTDIIKSYGPIFLILFMLSQLNFIQGSIQSTILSLLVIREYGKMNISNKKLNFSCAIGSVKIFIPLFFISLIIAYDPESYYYLFSNLLSYSIVVFIVLVLVPYTKSTAINKEKSQELKLTTDYKYQLFFLPLLSLGALLMSSHIYGMYQVQLLMLLVYVGCLSIFFLTVADIKTTELGTNGESNCPSDFYLANISLEYTLSACGFMAILLQYLSFNKIVSNIRGDIFTLVFVLAAECCNSLLSEKEQEIVHNHSHSRVTVSEKSNVSLLKQIALNEDTRSIFSFLLLNTTFMFVQLLYSFRSKSLGLLSDSLHMALDCTSLLLGLIAGALSKNPPSDKFPFALKSLGTLAGFTNGILLLGIVCGIFIEALGRFFNPVHLHGTSELLVVAILGLLVNLVGLFAFDHAGHGHAEGAGHEENMKGIFLHILADTLGSAGVIVSTILIKLTGWTVFDPLASMFIASLILVSSIPLLKSSMNGILFKLDDRNHNVVKNALNQISMTPGITGYTTPRFWPSQSSSVSMHGHSHGHSHSHSSDHTHEHEHKDEHEHEHQHEDKHVHEVHKEHDETSDTSNEKLTGYIHVQYIDGENSTIIKKRVEKIFENNAIRAWIQVEPQSSECWCRSAQVQQPLPMSK
- the RAV2 gene encoding Rav2p (CAGL0F05445g~Ortholog(s) have role in cellular response to biotic stimulus, cellular response to starvation and filamentous growth of a population of unicellular organisms in response to biotic stimulus, more), whose translation is MTTEVYAYDYFGNKEQCGAENDWEVEVEWLIKEIIKPDLPNIIDNFSMCLEMLQSEQEFVMPLSNGKEESKNSGSPIVKGIMVRQGEFIIDFQVMMSFGQFKKGKQIVAKMKPSQKYLLVQFSTTIMKLKDILIKLQNLQMIEDIEEFYNVLESALEELNDCIDTLQNPPHGLTFPGNNNGPIKQMFDDYDNLFESTHHQIALDITIFRNELCVEFKNLTKVTRPPWDQVDLRTGKCFAEKIKEELKEKRNMNLEQVLQSHGLQINQPSLLGNIVSRLSSESVTLPEAQDYLRRSVSFDKRVVMEIEKASLTTSDPSLISISSKLQGLKTCINNHLSNLSAHK
- the VPS64 gene encoding Vps64p (CAGL0F05489g~Ortholog(s) have role in TOR signaling, protein targeting to vacuole, re-entry into mitotic cell cycle after pheromone arrest and endoplasmic reticulum membrane, endoplasmic reticulum-Golgi intermediate compartment localization), producing the protein MTTDARNGGKRPMGRNRSNSRSSGSRSVMDIDELSVPTFIPSGNRKAQTAINHHELHETVTPETLVKSPGKTHILVLKSLNETFETKFLVIPYQPDGLKLGRPVASGGGKLSSAVTQIRSDNGNFDSRVLSRNHALLSCDAETGKIYIRDLKSSNGTFVNGNRIDQTNVELHVGDTIDLGTDIDTKMEHRKISAIVEDISIIPLVNGYKDTNTTNVETKTVATNLPKTIDHTIHNQQQPTLSNKSIGDNNFNLPPESAVSTVTAQRAAFEAAMFGNVLHSDLDDNILGVQTEILSGIFVNNSAGTSPNLLNTIKTLSTELALEKQETQKLTAMQNFLVNYTSKLDEIKKVMDQNNVKYLAKLQESLRQSLSETHNRVINERLDRRKKLEEGNESFKQERDKEIKEKQELLNKLKDELSAAQLNLEQEKKRTKVLMEKKSALTSKKDLLNGKTRSPSSIKSNDLSSNKVLITAAITVVVIAAVAKWKS
- the SPC19 gene encoding Spc19p (CAGL0F05467g~Putative component of the spindle pole complex; gene is upregulated in azole-resistant strain); translation: MQSLEQCVNSLEAIVHQLDGSVSRLARNGEASNELCEGILKIKRVFELVPEYDVESARLALFEEVDPMVKTLGDKIEKALIRKRRELENLRQTSELNSLRLSGDLYFSETGIDNQDMDVSTDAIAIASATDAELDELRALKARRAELQELLDGR